In Ancalomicrobiaceae bacterium S20, the following proteins share a genomic window:
- a CDS encoding Rne/Rng family ribonuclease — MANKMLIDATHPEETRVVVVRGSRVEEFDFEAASKKQLRGNIYLAKVTRVEPSLQAAFVDYGGNRHGFLAFSEIHPDYYQIPMADRQALLEEEARIQAEADRDEGRRRPARAAAASENGDEVSDEDAEDQVEVTGAEDALEELPERRSNPRSSRRQYKIQEVIKRRQILLVQVVKEERGNKGAALTTYLSLAGRYSVLMPNTARGGGISRKITSPTDRKRLKAIATDLEVPEGMGVIVRTAGAARTKAEIKRDFEYLLRLWENVRELTLKSSAPKLVYEEGSLIKRSIRDLYNKDIDEILVSGDDGYREAKDFMRMLMPSHAKNVQHYKEPTPIFTRFSVESQLDAMFSPQVTLRSGGYIVINQTEALVSIDVNSGKSTREHNIEDTALQTNLEAAEEVSRQLRLRDLAGLIVIDFIDMEEKRNNRSVERKLKDCLKNDRARIQVGRISHFGLMEMSRQRIRTGVLESSMVICPHCAGTGMVRSTESVALHVLRSLEESLIRHVTHDLIVRTRSAVALYILNQKRAHLFDLERRFGLEITILADDHAASNGHLFTVEKGEPVTPRAIPVQQMVTPQSVAIDDEVEDLVDEVEEDEIEEDEEAGESREPSRRDERPRGERGQGERGQGERASGERAQGERPQGERGEGDEGGRRRRRRRRRGRGRNGEGDRPVGGQPRADRGEFVDDQAEEGDAEFEENEDLAAEGMETEGAETESNGGDAEGGNGDQPRKKRRRGRRGGRRNRREGGENGAEGGFEAGSEDEGDDSDADGDESDAGEIRGDAVEAVPAPAVEAPTVEAPAAEEIPDVVVIDRETLVAEVEAQKKPRKRAPAKPRAPRKTKAGAAAEAAAAEGVQAEAEPVVPVPAVEPVVEAPAPAIEATVVEAAPASEAPVNVEAEVASEAEPEEAAPAKPELTSTEADPTKPKRSGWWARKGFL; from the coding sequence ATGGCCAACAAGATGCTCATCGACGCCACCCATCCGGAGGAGACCCGGGTGGTGGTGGTCCGTGGCAGCCGCGTCGAGGAATTCGACTTCGAGGCGGCCTCCAAGAAGCAACTGCGCGGGAACATCTATCTCGCGAAGGTGACCCGGGTCGAACCGTCGCTGCAGGCGGCGTTCGTCGACTACGGCGGCAACCGGCACGGCTTCCTCGCCTTCTCCGAAATCCATCCGGACTACTATCAGATCCCGATGGCCGACCGGCAGGCGCTGCTCGAAGAGGAAGCGCGCATTCAGGCCGAGGCCGATCGTGACGAGGGCCGTCGCCGGCCGGCGCGCGCCGCGGCGGCGTCCGAGAACGGCGACGAGGTGTCCGACGAGGACGCCGAGGACCAGGTCGAGGTGACCGGTGCGGAAGACGCGCTGGAAGAGCTGCCCGAGCGCCGGTCCAACCCGCGCTCCAGCCGTCGCCAGTACAAGATCCAGGAAGTGATCAAGCGCCGGCAGATCCTGCTGGTGCAGGTCGTCAAAGAAGAGCGCGGCAACAAGGGTGCGGCGCTCACGACCTATCTGTCGCTCGCCGGCCGCTATTCGGTGCTGATGCCGAACACCGCACGCGGTGGCGGCATCTCCCGCAAGATCACCTCGCCGACCGACCGCAAGCGTCTGAAGGCGATCGCGACCGATCTCGAAGTGCCCGAGGGCATGGGCGTGATCGTGCGCACCGCCGGCGCGGCGCGCACCAAGGCCGAGATCAAGCGTGACTTCGAGTACCTGCTGCGCCTGTGGGAGAACGTGCGTGAGCTCACGCTCAAGTCCTCCGCGCCGAAGCTGGTCTATGAAGAGGGTTCGCTGATCAAGCGCTCGATCCGCGACCTCTACAACAAGGACATCGACGAAATCCTGGTCTCGGGCGACGACGGCTATCGCGAGGCCAAGGACTTCATGCGCATGCTCATGCCGAGCCATGCCAAGAACGTCCAGCACTACAAGGAGCCGACGCCGATCTTCACCCGCTTCTCGGTGGAGAGCCAGCTCGACGCGATGTTCTCGCCGCAGGTCACGCTGCGCTCCGGCGGCTACATCGTGATCAACCAGACCGAGGCGCTGGTCTCGATCGACGTCAACTCCGGCAAGTCGACCCGCGAACACAACATCGAGGACACCGCGCTCCAGACCAATCTGGAAGCGGCGGAAGAGGTGTCGCGCCAGCTCAGGCTGCGCGACCTCGCCGGCCTGATCGTGATCGACTTCATCGACATGGAGGAGAAGCGGAACAACCGTTCCGTCGAGCGCAAGCTCAAGGATTGCCTCAAGAACGATCGCGCGCGCATCCAGGTCGGCCGGATCTCGCACTTCGGCCTGATGGAGATGTCGCGCCAGCGCATCCGCACCGGCGTGCTCGAGAGCTCGATGGTGATCTGCCCGCACTGCGCGGGCACCGGCATGGTGCGCTCGACCGAGTCGGTCGCGCTGCATGTGCTGCGCAGCCTGGAGGAGAGCCTGATCCGCCACGTCACGCACGACCTGATCGTGCGCACCCGTTCGGCGGTCGCGCTCTACATCCTGAACCAGAAGCGCGCGCATCTGTTCGATCTCGAGCGCCGGTTCGGCCTGGAGATCACGATCCTCGCCGATGATCATGCCGCCTCCAACGGCCACCTGTTCACGGTCGAGAAGGGCGAACCGGTCACGCCGCGGGCCATCCCGGTCCAGCAGATGGTCACGCCGCAGTCGGTCGCGATCGACGACGAGGTCGAGGATCTGGTCGACGAGGTCGAAGAGGACGAGATCGAAGAGGACGAGGAGGCCGGCGAGAGCCGCGAGCCGTCGCGTCGCGACGAGCGTCCGCGCGGCGAACGCGGCCAGGGTGAGCGTGGCCAGGGCGAGCGCGCCTCGGGCGAACGGGCCCAGGGCGAACGTCCGCAGGGCGAACGCGGCGAAGGTGACGAAGGCGGCCGCCGGCGTCGGCGCCGGCGTCGGCGCGGCCGGGGCCGCAATGGCGAGGGTGATCGTCCGGTGGGCGGCCAGCCGCGTGCCGATCGCGGCGAATTCGTCGACGATCAGGCCGAGGAGGGCGACGCCGAGTTCGAGGAGAACGAGGATCTCGCCGCCGAGGGCATGGAGACCGAAGGCGCCGAGACCGAGTCGAACGGCGGTGACGCCGAGGGCGGCAACGGCGACCAGCCGCGCAAGAAGCGCCGGCGCGGCCGTCGCGGCGGCCGTCGCAACCGTCGCGAAGGCGGCGAGAATGGTGCCGAGGGCGGTTTTGAAGCCGGTTCCGAGGACGAGGGCGACGACAGCGACGCCGATGGCGACGAGTCGGATGCGGGCGAGATCCGCGGTGACGCGGTCGAGGCCGTGCCGGCGCCCGCCGTCGAGGCGCCGACCGTCGAAGCGCCCGCAGCCGAGGAGATCCCGGACGTGGTCGTGATCGACCGCGAGACGCTGGTCGCCGAGGTCGAGGCGCAGAAGAAGCCGCGCAAGCGGGCGCCGGCCAAGCCGCGCGCGCCTCGCAAGACCAAGGCCGGGGCCGCCGCGGAAGCGGCCGCCGCCGAAGGCGTGCAGGCCGAGGCCGAGCCGGTGGTGCCGGTGCCGGCGGTCGAGCCTGTGGTCGAGGCCCCTGCCCCGGCGATCGAAGCGACGGTCGTCGAGGCTGCGCCGGCGAGCGAGGCTCCGGTCAACGTCGAGGCCGAGGTTGCGTCCGAAGCCGAACCCGAAGAGGCCGCGCCGGCGAAGCCGGAGTTGACCTCCACGGAGGCGGATCCGACGAAGCCGAAGCGGTCCGGCTGGTGGGCGCGCAAGGGCTTCCTCTGA
- a CDS encoding glutathionylspermidine synthase family protein, with protein sequence MKRIRSRPRANLDVRAAELGFGLITIDGAPYWDESAYYAFTLDQIEQDLEAPSAELAEMALALVSLVVRDERRLARLGVPEHAWDLVRESWSRTDPSLYGRFDLAYDGQGPAKLLEYNADTPTALYEAAVFQWFWKEDLLAAGQLAPGTDQFNSIHEKLVARFAAIAGGRFLHLTAMADSDEDRLLVDYLADCARQAGMATHFVALGAIGLETGAAPFIPRFVDDERRQIDLLFKLYPWEWVFADSFGQAEPMRHVGFIEPAWKAILSNKGILPMLWDMEPGHPNLLPAFFEDDPRAGELGRSYARKPLHSREGANVTLYDGSRIVDREGGTYGAEGFIRQALAPIPNFDGNFATIGSWIVGDEACGIGIREDATPITKNTSRFVPHVIVG encoded by the coding sequence ATGAAGCGCATCCGCTCGCGGCCGCGTGCCAACCTCGATGTGCGCGCCGCCGAACTCGGCTTCGGGCTTATCACCATCGACGGCGCGCCGTACTGGGACGAGAGCGCCTACTACGCCTTCACGCTGGACCAGATCGAACAGGATCTGGAAGCCCCGAGCGCCGAGCTCGCCGAGATGGCGCTCGCGCTCGTGTCGCTGGTGGTGCGCGACGAGCGCCGCCTCGCCCGGCTCGGCGTGCCCGAGCATGCCTGGGATCTGGTCCGCGAGAGCTGGAGCCGCACCGATCCGAGCCTCTACGGCCGCTTCGATCTCGCCTATGACGGCCAGGGGCCGGCGAAACTGCTCGAATACAATGCCGATACGCCGACCGCGCTCTACGAGGCGGCGGTGTTCCAGTGGTTCTGGAAGGAGGATCTGCTCGCCGCCGGGCAGTTGGCGCCCGGCACGGACCAGTTCAATTCCATCCACGAAAAGCTGGTCGCGCGCTTCGCGGCCATCGCGGGCGGGCGGTTCCTGCACCTGACCGCGATGGCCGACAGCGACGAGGACCGGCTGCTGGTCGACTATCTCGCCGATTGCGCCCGGCAGGCCGGCATGGCGACGCATTTCGTGGCGCTCGGCGCGATCGGTCTCGAAACCGGCGCGGCGCCGTTCATCCCGCGCTTCGTCGACGACGAGCGCCGGCAGATCGACCTGCTGTTCAAGCTCTATCCCTGGGAATGGGTGTTCGCGGACAGTTTCGGCCAGGCCGAGCCGATGCGGCATGTCGGCTTCATCGAGCCGGCGTGGAAGGCGATCCTGTCGAACAAGGGCATCCTGCCGATGCTCTGGGACATGGAGCCCGGCCACCCGAACCTGCTGCCGGCCTTTTTCGAGGACGATCCGCGCGCGGGCGAACTCGGGCGGTCCTATGCGCGCAAGCCGCTCCACTCGCGCGAGGGCGCCAATGTCACCCTCTACGACGGCAGCCGCATCGTCGATCGCGAGGGCGGCACCTATGGCGCGGAAGGCTTCATCCGCCAGGCGCTGGCGCCGATCCCGAACTTCGACGGCAATTTCGCCACGATCGGAAGCTGGATTGTCGGCGACGAGGCCTGCGGCATCGGCATCCGCGAGGACGCGACGCCGATCACCAAGAACACCAGCCGCTTCGTGCCGCATGTGATTGTCGGATGA
- a CDS encoding DUF1566 domain-containing protein has product MIHRFRPLRTVTRGGSIVGTVLALALSAASPARAAGQQCDPARPLDTPTKNFEIKGATAIDSQTGLEWQRCAHGLTWSDGACTGTRKGFTLNEALAAAEAAGDGWRLPSAQEMDSILESACTGPAINLDVFPDVRPTADDSEDDWVFWSTTHYDIIPEMAYIFNFATGIADVRSPAFPLSVRLVRPVKR; this is encoded by the coding sequence TTGATCCATCGTTTCCGGCCCCTCCGGACCGTCACGCGCGGCGGTTCGATCGTCGGCACCGTTTTGGCGCTCGCCCTTTCGGCCGCGTCGCCGGCGCGTGCGGCCGGGCAGCAATGCGATCCGGCCCGACCGCTCGATACGCCGACCAAGAACTTCGAGATCAAGGGGGCGACCGCCATCGACAGCCAGACCGGGCTCGAATGGCAGCGGTGCGCCCACGGTCTCACCTGGAGCGACGGCGCCTGCACCGGCACGCGCAAGGGCTTCACCCTGAACGAGGCCCTGGCCGCGGCCGAAGCGGCCGGCGACGGCTGGCGTCTGCCCTCGGCGCAGGAGATGGATTCGATCCTGGAGAGTGCCTGCACCGGTCCGGCGATCAATCTCGACGTGTTCCCGGACGTGCGCCCGACGGCCGACGATTCCGAGGACGACTGGGTCTTCTGGAGCACGACCCACTACGACATCATCCCGGAGATGGCCTACATCTTCAATTTCGCGACCGGCATCGCCGACGTCCGCTCGCCGGCCTTTCCGTTGTCGGTCAGACTGGTGCGACCGGTCAAACGCTGA
- a CDS encoding LysR substrate-binding domain-containing protein: protein MTLEQLRIFIAVAEAEHLTRAAAVLRLTPSAVSSAIRALETRHDVRLFDRPAGRIVLTDLGRAFLDDARAVLAEARRAELRLAELAGRIAGALRIEASQTISAYWLPARIVAFRTAHPDVAVELAIGNTEAVARAVAEGTADLGFVEGEVRGEGLSVRTVARDRLMIVGSAARHTGPEAPLALEALVGRTWVLRERGSGTRSEFEAAIRRGGDPKALDVALELPSNEAVMAAVAAGAGVTAVSALAAAGAIASGRLVALDSFFAERPFQMLRNADRTPTGAATAFMALVDRYRSEAERLADADT from the coding sequence ATGACGCTGGAACAGTTGCGGATCTTCATCGCCGTCGCGGAAGCGGAACATCTGACCCGCGCCGCGGCGGTGCTGCGTCTGACCCCGTCCGCCGTCAGTTCCGCGATCCGCGCGCTCGAGACCCGGCATGACGTCCGCCTGTTCGACCGGCCGGCCGGCCGGATCGTGCTGACCGATCTCGGCCGCGCCTTCCTGGACGACGCTCGCGCCGTGCTGGCCGAGGCGCGCCGGGCCGAACTCAGGCTCGCCGAACTCGCCGGCCGCATTGCCGGCGCATTGCGCATCGAGGCGAGCCAGACGATTTCGGCCTATTGGCTGCCGGCGCGAATCGTCGCCTTCCGTACCGCCCACCCGGATGTCGCGGTCGAGCTCGCGATCGGCAACACCGAGGCGGTCGCGCGCGCGGTCGCGGAGGGCACGGCCGATCTCGGCTTCGTCGAGGGCGAGGTGCGCGGCGAGGGGCTTTCGGTACGCACCGTCGCGCGCGACCGGCTGATGATCGTCGGCTCGGCCGCGCGGCACACGGGCCCGGAGGCGCCGCTCGCGCTGGAAGCGCTCGTCGGACGCACTTGGGTGCTGCGCGAGCGCGGTTCGGGCACCCGCTCGGAATTCGAGGCCGCGATCCGCCGCGGCGGCGACCCGAAGGCGCTCGACGTCGCGCTCGAGCTGCCGTCCAACGAGGCGGTCATGGCGGCGGTCGCCGCCGGCGCGGGCGTGACCGCCGTCTCGGCGCTCGCCGCCGCCGGCGCCATCGCCAGCGGTCGCCTCGTCGCGCTCGACAGTTTCTTCGCCGAACGCCCGTTCCAGATGCTCCGCAACGCCGACCGCACCCCGACAGGCGCCGCGACCGCCTTCATGGCGCTGGTCGACCGCTATCGCAGCGAGGCGGAGCGGCTGGCGGATGCGGACACGTGA
- a CDS encoding putative sulfate exporter family transporter: MSNHAAPSSAPPVGLTGRVTPALARLAVLGPALVAAAGLTAAAFGLHAVSLFGAVSPLILAIAIGMLANFVAGGRITTFAGPGLSDIARFALRFGVVLLGFQITPQKLAGLGWIGFAIAAATLVATFTFTSLVGRWMGIRRELGDLVAAGTSICGASAIAAMTSVSRSRREDVAYAIACVTVFGSVSMILFPLLGDLFGLTARAYGIWTGAAIHEVAQVVAAGFQRGTEAGTIATIAKLDRVVLLAPMVLLVGRLRRAEAGEAAAKVPFPLFVLGFAALAFAGSVIDIPPVVVSIAGVVATVLLTGALGALGLAIRPADLAREGWRPLALAALSWTFVTVFSYLMVAVFVAGGA; the protein is encoded by the coding sequence ATGTCGAACCACGCCGCCCCATCGTCCGCCCCGCCGGTCGGCCTGACCGGCCGCGTCACGCCGGCCCTTGCCCGCTTGGCCGTGCTCGGCCCGGCCCTCGTCGCCGCCGCCGGGCTGACCGCCGCGGCCTTCGGACTTCACGCCGTGTCGCTGTTCGGCGCGGTGTCGCCGCTGATTCTGGCCATTGCCATCGGCATGCTCGCCAATTTTGTCGCCGGCGGCCGGATCACGACCTTCGCCGGGCCGGGTCTGTCCGACATCGCGCGCTTCGCCTTGCGTTTCGGCGTCGTGCTGCTCGGATTCCAGATCACGCCGCAAAAGCTCGCCGGCCTTGGCTGGATCGGCTTTGCGATCGCCGCCGCGACGCTGGTCGCGACCTTCACCTTCACGAGCCTCGTCGGCCGCTGGATGGGGATCCGCCGCGAACTCGGCGATCTGGTTGCCGCCGGAACCTCGATCTGCGGCGCTTCGGCGATCGCCGCGATGACCTCGGTCAGCCGGAGCCGCCGCGAGGACGTCGCCTATGCGATCGCCTGCGTGACCGTGTTCGGCAGCGTCTCGATGATCCTGTTTCCGCTGCTCGGCGACCTTTTCGGCCTGACCGCGCGCGCCTATGGCATCTGGACCGGCGCGGCGATCCACGAGGTGGCGCAGGTGGTCGCGGCCGGCTTCCAGCGCGGCACCGAGGCCGGCACGATCGCGACCATCGCCAAGCTCGATCGGGTCGTGCTGCTCGCACCGATGGTCCTGCTCGTCGGCCGACTGCGCCGCGCGGAGGCGGGCGAGGCGGCGGCGAAGGTGCCGTTCCCTCTGTTCGTGCTCGGCTTCGCGGCGCTGGCCTTCGCCGGGAGCGTGATCGACATCCCGCCCGTGGTGGTCTCGATCGCAGGCGTGGTCGCCACCGTGCTGCTGACCGGGGCGCTCGGCGCGCTCGGCCTCGCGATCCGCCCCGCCGACCTTGCGCGCGAAGGATGGCGGCCCCTCGCGCTGGCGGCCTTGTCCTGGACCTTCGTGACGGTGTTCTCTTATCTGATGGTGGCAGTCTTCGTCGCAGGCGGTGCATGA
- a CDS encoding peroxiredoxin, with product MPTIDRVPDVTFATRVRNDALAGPNPYEWKSVTTADLFAGRNVVLVGVPGAFTPACSETHLPGYETTYDQFRALGIDAVLCTSVNDAFVMFQWAKALGVSKVFMLPDGNGDFARLMGLLVKRTSTGMGLRSWRYSAHVEDGAVRKFFVEPGLRDDPPGVGVTVSGAETMLEYLRAR from the coding sequence ATGCCGACCATCGACCGCGTACCCGACGTGACCTTCGCGACCCGCGTCCGCAACGACGCGCTCGCGGGCCCGAACCCTTACGAATGGAAGTCGGTGACCACGGCCGATCTGTTCGCCGGCCGCAACGTCGTGCTCGTCGGCGTGCCCGGTGCCTTCACGCCGGCCTGCTCCGAGACGCATCTGCCCGGCTACGAGACCACCTACGACCAGTTCCGCGCGCTCGGCATCGACGCCGTCCTGTGCACCTCGGTCAACGATGCTTTCGTGATGTTCCAATGGGCGAAGGCGCTCGGCGTCTCGAAAGTGTTCATGCTGCCGGACGGCAACGGCGATTTCGCCCGCCTGATGGGACTGCTGGTCAAGCGCACGTCGACCGGCATGGGCCTGAGAAGCTGGCGCTATTCGGCCCATGTCGAGGACGGCGCGGTCAGGAAGTTCTTCGTCGAGCCCGGCCTCCGCGACGATCCACCGGGCGTCGGCGTCACCGTCTCGGGCGCGGAGACCATGCTCGAGTATCTCCGGGCGCGCTGA